A single region of the Elusimicrobiota bacterium genome encodes:
- a CDS encoding metallophosphoesterase, whose amino-acid sequence MLVLLIIISLISSSQPLNATETKPKYTFAHISDTHIIDTDTIKSSWFLQNTDNFNLFTEIINTQKNHNIPDFIIITGDLTNRGDIGSLAKFKKLTEKLNCPVRFIGGNHDYEYSGDALADWDKTRYCRVFGTDTWRYDFTYKNTVFILATFRHTSADDTVNWIDNKLKQYPSSFTIVATHFPVYFSRGGNRGMTDRLGGEGFDLQTVLDKNSMNRVILYLSGHSHSNSLVKKRNVTNVTTCDLADIPLAGYRYFEVYDDHIDSKFYDLTPDSTHALASTDTLTGYNPNWYIDERHNGREEYSGGCHEEREFSVSTIPETGFYKTVSYQLVPNGLSTVPSHWVRTMEVRSTTRTYVIDGIISDEEWKSTTTVNIRPFRDINLKPVSEGTTGYLAYDDNNLYIGIKCYEPNMSTVTANIIKHDDQVWLDDNIELFISPAGQQIQYYHFIINTNNVLLDQSCYNSGRSRSRVWESTCESAVKKYEDYWSIEIRLPLKDIGKYGNMGFNLSRTRPSSGTQVSFARMLNTLHQPTKFIELKFVK is encoded by the coding sequence ATGCTTGTTTTATTAATAATCATCAGTTTGATATCATCGTCGCAACCATTAAACGCAACGGAAACAAAACCAAAGTATACTTTTGCGCATATCTCGGATACTCATATAATTGACACTGACACAATAAAATCGTCTTGGTTTTTGCAGAATACAGATAATTTTAATCTTTTTACTGAAATTATTAATACGCAAAAGAATCATAATATCCCGGATTTTATAATTATAACCGGTGACCTTACCAACAGAGGCGATATCGGTAGTTTAGCTAAGTTCAAAAAATTAACTGAAAAGCTTAACTGCCCGGTGCGGTTCATCGGAGGGAATCACGACTATGAATACAGCGGCGATGCTTTGGCTGACTGGGATAAAACAAGGTATTGCCGTGTTTTTGGTACCGACACGTGGAGGTATGATTTTACGTATAAAAACACGGTGTTTATACTTGCAACATTCCGGCATACGTCAGCGGATGATACTGTTAATTGGATTGATAATAAACTAAAACAATATCCCAGTTCGTTTACAATAGTTGCCACGCATTTTCCTGTATACTTCTCCCGCGGAGGTAACCGCGGGATGACTGACCGGCTGGGGGGAGAAGGGTTTGACCTTCAAACGGTACTTGATAAAAACTCAATGAACCGTGTAATACTGTATCTTTCCGGCCATAGTCATTCTAACTCGTTAGTAAAAAAACGTAATGTTACTAATGTTACAACCTGTGACCTTGCAGATATTCCGCTTGCAGGGTACCGGTACTTTGAAGTGTATGACGATCATATAGATTCAAAGTTTTATGACTTAACCCCGGATTCCACTCACGCGCTTGCGAGTACTGATACTCTTACGGGTTATAATCCTAATTGGTATATCGATGAACGGCATAACGGGAGGGAAGAATATTCCGGTGGATGCCATGAAGAACGCGAGTTCAGTGTGTCTACCATACCGGAGACAGGGTTTTATAAAACAGTATCGTACCAGTTAGTACCTAACGGCTTATCCACAGTGCCTTCACACTGGGTGAGGACTATGGAGGTAAGAAGTACTACAAGAACATACGTTATTGACGGTATTATCAGTGACGAGGAATGGAAATCAACTACTACGGTTAATATACGCCCTTTCCGTGATATAAACCTCAAGCCTGTATCAGAAGGCACAACGGGCTATCTTGCGTATGATGATAATAATCTGTATATCGGCATAAAATGTTATGAACCCAATATGTCAACCGTTACGGCTAATATTATCAAACATGACGACCAGGTATGGCTTGATGATAATATTGAACTCTTCATATCTCCCGCAGGTCAGCAAATACAGTATTATCATTTTATTATTAATACAAACAATGTTTTGTTAGATCAAAGTTGTTATAATTCCGGCCGGTCCCGCAGCCGTGTGTGGGAAAGCACTTGTGAGTCTGCTGTTAAGAAATACGAAGATTATTGGTCAATCGAAATAAGGTTGCCGTTAAAAGATATTGGGAAATACGGGAATATGGGATTCAATCTTAGCCGTACCCGTCCCTCCAGCGGGACACAGGTGTCTTTCGCTCGAATGCTGAACACTTTGCATCAACCTACAAAATTT